In the genome of Halobacterium noricense, one region contains:
- a CDS encoding DUF7527 domain-containing protein: protein MQAHTVERVESWGSRPFSGGFRELHELADREFSGAVVADGTWLFMLNGRVIGVYEGDVEDFGDASGTVYEAPHPSVALLFSMQERGGETQAKYYTNDTPLSEASDTLKNASFTGYIELSENVLSGDYYVVYYGGRSMSAAFVGASEELVTGDEAFELADDEVGVYEVEKSPVNVTELPEAEDESASAAAAGSADDAESDEAAADEREESRTQPSESDSESAESEPTAARSPQSAPAAEAANDTATPSDSPNETADATKSSAGADDAADPRAEAAAKQSDASGDEPTDAEVAAARAGNEEGVFDQEEEWRNARSVPTIDPEKSESTDGGATRSKAASKSASTERTEQSKSTSAKSKSTSSNASKSKGGKPRSTVEKLKRAVKQRDAKLEEAAERIDNLESERSSLRERVETLEAERDELQARADDLEAQLEEAAAAGGEEATPSETDLTPAAALSGTNLFVRYGSKGKPTLGDLGPDTDLEAVNENLRIDHHTQFEAADATVDGEEYESFLEASAAYRFVSWAVRELPFEIRDAGHTDGLADLYEALPNVDRAELDGTVSVDTEEGTTSRTFDVVLRDRMGEPLVVAELNAEREPVTGEEMGALVDDATAVREGVDELSAAMYVTSSFFEPAALETASEETGGGGFLSRNDKESFVKVGRKSGYHLCLIEDRNDAFHLTVPEL from the coding sequence ATGCAGGCACACACGGTCGAGCGGGTGGAGTCCTGGGGCTCCCGACCGTTCTCGGGTGGATTCCGCGAGCTCCACGAGCTCGCGGACCGGGAGTTCTCGGGAGCGGTCGTCGCCGACGGCACGTGGTTGTTCATGTTGAACGGCCGCGTCATCGGCGTCTACGAGGGTGACGTCGAGGACTTCGGGGACGCTTCGGGGACGGTGTACGAGGCCCCCCACCCCAGCGTCGCGCTGTTGTTCTCGATGCAGGAGCGCGGCGGCGAGACGCAGGCGAAGTACTACACCAACGACACGCCGCTGTCGGAGGCCTCCGACACCCTGAAGAACGCGAGCTTCACGGGCTACATCGAGCTCTCCGAGAACGTCCTCTCCGGGGATTACTACGTCGTCTACTACGGCGGGCGCTCGATGAGCGCGGCGTTCGTCGGGGCCAGCGAGGAGCTCGTCACGGGCGACGAGGCCTTCGAGCTCGCCGACGACGAGGTCGGCGTCTACGAGGTCGAGAAATCCCCCGTGAACGTGACGGAGCTCCCGGAAGCCGAAGACGAGTCGGCTTCCGCGGCCGCTGCAGGGAGCGCCGACGACGCAGAGTCCGACGAAGCGGCGGCCGACGAGCGCGAGGAATCCCGAACGCAGCCGAGCGAGTCCGACAGTGAGTCCGCGGAATCCGAGCCGACGGCCGCCCGAAGCCCCCAGTCGGCACCGGCAGCTGAGGCGGCCAACGATACTGCGACGCCGTCAGACTCGCCGAACGAGACGGCTGACGCGACCAAGTCGTCGGCGGGCGCTGACGACGCGGCCGACCCGCGCGCTGAAGCAGCAGCGAAGCAGTCGGACGCGAGCGGCGACGAGCCGACCGACGCGGAGGTTGCCGCGGCGCGCGCGGGCAACGAGGAGGGTGTCTTCGACCAGGAAGAGGAGTGGCGCAACGCTCGGTCGGTGCCCACCATCGACCCCGAGAAGAGCGAGTCCACCGACGGCGGCGCGACGCGCTCGAAAGCGGCGTCGAAGAGCGCGAGCACGGAGCGTACCGAGCAGTCGAAGTCCACGAGCGCGAAGTCGAAGTCTACGTCGAGTAACGCCTCGAAGAGCAAGGGCGGGAAGCCGCGTTCGACCGTCGAGAAACTCAAGCGCGCGGTCAAGCAGCGCGACGCGAAACTCGAAGAGGCCGCCGAGCGCATCGACAACCTCGAATCCGAGCGGTCGTCGCTCCGCGAGCGCGTGGAGACGCTGGAGGCCGAGCGCGACGAACTACAGGCGCGTGCGGACGACCTCGAAGCCCAACTGGAGGAGGCTGCCGCAGCCGGCGGCGAGGAAGCAACACCGTCCGAGACCGACCTCACGCCCGCGGCGGCGCTGTCGGGCACGAACCTCTTCGTGCGGTACGGCTCGAAGGGGAAGCCGACGCTCGGCGACCTCGGGCCGGACACGGACCTCGAGGCGGTGAACGAGAACCTCCGCATCGACCACCACACGCAGTTCGAGGCCGCGGACGCGACCGTCGACGGCGAAGAGTACGAGTCGTTTCTCGAAGCCTCGGCGGCCTACCGGTTCGTTTCGTGGGCGGTCCGGGAGCTCCCCTTCGAGATTCGGGACGCCGGCCACACGGACGGACTCGCGGACCTCTACGAGGCGCTGCCGAACGTCGACCGCGCGGAACTCGACGGCACGGTCTCGGTCGACACCGAGGAGGGCACGACGTCGCGGACGTTCGACGTGGTGTTGCGCGACCGGATGGGCGAGCCGCTGGTGGTCGCGGAGTTGAACGCCGAGCGCGAGCCCGTGACTGGCGAGGAGATGGGCGCGCTCGTCGACGACGCGACCGCGGTCCGCGAGGGCGTCGACGAACTCAGCGCGGCGATGTACGTCACGTCGTCGTTCTTCGAGCCCGCAGCATTAGAGACCGCGAGCGAGGAGACGGGCGGCGGCGGCTTCCTCAGCCGCAACGACAAGGAGAGTTTCGTGAAAGTGGGCCGGAAATCCGGCTACCACCTCTGTCTAATCGAGGACCGAAACGACGCGTTCCACCTGACCGTCCCAGAGCTGTAG
- a CDS encoding adenylosuccinate synthase, translating to MTVTIVGSQLGDEGKGGVVDLFGDAADVVVRYQGGDNAGHTVVVGGDEYKLSLVPSGAVRGKTGVLGNGCVVNPETLFDEIDALRERGLDPDVRVARRAHVILPYHRVLDGIEEDVKSDSDLDAGTTGRGIGPTYEDKAGRRGVRIGDLLDPEVLRDRLEYAVPQKRALYEDVYGGDAGEEFDVDALFEQYRAFGERIQNEGMDVNAGDYLADRIDDGDSVMLEGAQGTSLDIDHGVYPYVTSSNPTAGYAATGTGLGPTTVGQGEVVGVVKAYLSRVGTGPLPTELTGDDEDLAEYIREEGGEYGTVTGRPRRVGWLDLPMLRHAARANGFTGLAINHLDVLAGLDEVKVGHAYELDGETIYSMPATTERWGDCEPVFRSFDGWPEFDPEAVAAEGYDALPEQAQKYVEYVEDELDTAAYALGVGPGREETVVQQNPFEQ from the coding sequence ATGACCGTCACCATCGTCGGATCGCAACTCGGCGACGAAGGCAAAGGCGGCGTCGTCGACCTGTTCGGCGACGCGGCCGACGTCGTCGTCCGGTACCAGGGCGGAGACAACGCCGGCCACACCGTCGTCGTCGGCGGCGACGAGTACAAGCTCTCGCTGGTCCCCTCCGGGGCCGTCCGCGGGAAGACCGGCGTCCTCGGGAACGGCTGCGTCGTCAACCCCGAGACGCTGTTCGACGAAATCGACGCGCTCCGCGAGCGCGGCCTCGACCCCGACGTCCGGGTCGCCCGCCGTGCCCACGTCATCCTGCCGTACCACCGCGTGCTCGACGGCATCGAGGAGGACGTCAAATCCGACTCGGACCTCGACGCCGGGACCACGGGCCGCGGTATCGGCCCCACGTACGAGGACAAGGCCGGCCGCCGCGGCGTCCGCATCGGCGACCTGCTCGACCCCGAGGTCCTCCGCGACCGACTCGAGTACGCCGTCCCGCAGAAGCGCGCGCTCTACGAGGACGTCTACGGCGGCGACGCCGGCGAGGAGTTCGACGTCGACGCGCTGTTCGAGCAGTACCGCGCGTTCGGCGAACGCATCCAGAACGAAGGAATGGACGTCAACGCCGGCGACTACCTCGCCGACCGCATCGACGACGGCGATAGCGTGATGCTGGAGGGCGCGCAGGGCACCAGCCTCGACATCGACCACGGCGTCTACCCCTACGTCACGTCCTCGAACCCGACTGCGGGCTACGCCGCCACCGGCACCGGCCTCGGCCCGACCACCGTCGGCCAGGGCGAAGTCGTCGGCGTCGTGAAGGCGTACCTCTCCCGCGTCGGCACCGGCCCGCTCCCGACCGAGCTCACGGGCGACGACGAGGACCTCGCGGAGTACATCCGTGAGGAGGGCGGCGAGTACGGGACTGTCACGGGGCGCCCGCGCCGCGTCGGCTGGCTCGACCTCCCGATGCTGCGCCACGCCGCGCGCGCCAACGGCTTCACCGGCCTCGCCATCAACCACCTCGACGTGCTCGCCGGCCTCGACGAAGTGAAAGTCGGGCACGCCTACGAACTGGACGGCGAGACCATCTACTCGATGCCCGCGACGACCGAACGCTGGGGCGACTGCGAGCCCGTCTTCCGGAGCTTCGACGGCTGGCCGGAGTTCGACCCCGAAGCGGTCGCCGCCGAGGGCTACGACGCGCTCCCCGAGCAGGCACAGAAGTACGTCGAGTACGTCGAGGACGAACTCGACACGGCCGCCTACGCGCTCGGCGTCGGCCCCGGCCGCGAGGAGACCGTCGTCCAGCAGAACCCCTTCGAGCAGTAG
- a CDS encoding methytransferase partner Trm112 codes for MKEDLVDIVCCPLDKHDLDLDVEERADDEIRSGTLTCTECGETYPIEDGIPNLLPPDMREEAPA; via the coding sequence ATGAAAGAAGACCTCGTGGACATCGTCTGCTGCCCGCTGGACAAACACGACCTCGACCTCGACGTCGAAGAGCGCGCGGACGACGAAATCCGCTCCGGGACGCTCACCTGCACGGAGTGTGGCGAAACCTACCCCATCGAGGACGGCATCCCGAACCTGCTGCCGCCGGACATGCGCGAGGAAGCCCCTGCCTGA
- a CDS encoding DUF7524 family protein, whose product MPERLSVHLNRDHPRDLQPEAASLETDRSFVLVFENHGGPVHVHLHLDDALAAVADIAATQVYVDEGETRGVEISIPSDHPPTKGYVELSTGYGAEQARVNVTVTDKRKDGGPDVAVDESLSEKSEPVGDEESVALADVALPTAAAAAVVVVAAALTLSISDSVAMLIGVLALLGGVGVAAYVLAT is encoded by the coding sequence GTGCCCGAACGGCTGTCCGTCCACCTCAACCGCGACCACCCGCGCGACCTCCAGCCGGAAGCGGCGTCGCTGGAGACGGACCGGTCGTTCGTCCTCGTCTTCGAGAACCACGGCGGCCCCGTCCACGTCCACCTGCACTTGGACGACGCGCTCGCCGCAGTCGCGGACATCGCGGCCACGCAGGTCTACGTCGACGAAGGCGAAACCCGCGGCGTCGAAATCTCGATTCCGTCCGACCACCCGCCGACGAAGGGCTACGTCGAACTGTCCACCGGCTACGGCGCGGAGCAGGCGCGCGTGAACGTCACGGTCACCGACAAACGAAAAGACGGCGGCCCGGACGTCGCCGTCGACGAGTCGCTCTCCGAGAAGTCCGAGCCCGTGGGCGACGAGGAGTCAGTCGCGCTGGCGGACGTCGCGCTCCCGACGGCCGCCGCGGCCGCCGTCGTCGTTGTCGCCGCGGCGCTCACCCTCTCGATTTCGGATTCGGTCGCGATGCTCATCGGCGTGCTCGCGCTCCTCGGCGGCGTCGGGGTCGCCGCCTACGTGCTGGCGACGTGA